The Macadamia integrifolia cultivar HAES 741 unplaced genomic scaffold, SCU_Mint_v3 scaffold3133, whole genome shotgun sequence genome includes a region encoding these proteins:
- the LOC122067802 gene encoding uncharacterized protein ycf23-like encodes MGPSSICNSITSTSPSFLKPIHNPLLGSIPPSSSNPFFHLKRRTYLTTRALLSTTKELVLKDFHQQRALKIISGLQNFDRDNVASVVTAADKGGATHVDIACDPELVKLAINLTSLPICVSSVDPQAFPAAVEAGALMVEIGNYDSFYDMGVVFSPEQILKLTKETKRILPSVALSVTVPHTLSLPDQVKLAELLEQEGIDIIQTEGGKCSSPSKPGVLGLIEKATPTLAAAYSISRAVNIPVMCSSGLSAVTAPMALTAGAAGVGVGSAVNKLNDVIAMIAEVRSISDSLTLSTTSHTGSEERMTKEL; translated from the exons atgggtcCTTCTTCTATCTGCAATTCCATTACATCAACTTCTCCCTCCTTTCTCAAACCCATTCACAACCCTCTACTTGGTAGCATCCCTCCTTCAAGTTCAAACCCCTTTTTCCACCTTAAAAGAAGGACTTACTTGACAACAAGAGCCCTTCTCTCAACTACAAAGGAATTAGTCTTAAAGGATTTCCACCAACAACGAGCCCTCAAG ATAATCTCAGGCTTGCAGAATTTTGATAGAGACAATGTTGCATCTGTAGTTACTGCTGCAGACAAG GGAGGAGCAACTCATGTGGACATCGCTTGTGATCCAGAGCTGGTGAAGCTTGCTATCAACTTGACTTCTCTTCCA ATCTGTGTTTCTTCTGTAGATCCACAGGCATTTCCAGCAGCTGTTGAAGCAGGAGCTTTAATG GTGGAGATCGGAAACTATGACTCATTTTACGACATGGGTGTGGTTTTTTCTCCAGAACAG ATACTAAAGCTAACAAAGGAGACAAAGAGGATTCTTCCATCTGTTGCACTATCTGTCACTGTACCTCACACATTAAGCCTTCCTGATCAG GTGAAGCTAGCAGAACTACTGGAACAGGAGGGCATAGACATTATCCAAACTGAAGGAGGAAAATGTTCAAGTCCATCAAAGCCTGGAGTTCTTGGTTTAATTGAGAAG GCAACACCAACTCTTGCTGCTGCATATTCTATTTCGAGGGCAGTAAATATTCCTGTTATGTGCTCATCTGGATTGAGTGCAGTTACAGCACCAATGGCCTTGACAGCAGGAGCAGCTGGTGTG GGGGTTGGTTCAGCTGTGAACAAGCTCAATGATGTCATTGCGATGATTGCTGAGGTTAGAAGCATCTCCGACTCATTAACCCTCAGCACGACTAGCCACACTGGATCTGAAGAAAGAATGACCAAGGAGCTGTAA